In the genome of Shewanella denitrificans OS217, the window TGCTGAAATGCCTGGCATGTATGAAGGCGAAGACTACGACTTAGCTGGATTCTGTGTGGGTGTGGTTGAAAAGGCTGACATCATAGATGGCACTAAAGTCAGTGCCGGCGATGCGCTTATTGCTCTGGCTTCAAGCGGCCCACACTCAAACGGTTACTCACTTATCCGTAAAGTATTGGAAGTCTCTAAAGCCGACCCCCAGCAAGATTTAAACGGCAAGCAGCTTATCGAACACTTGCTTGAACCGACAAAAATTTACGTTAAATCTGTGCTTAAGCTAATCGAAGAGTCTGATGTCCATGCCATGGCACACATCACAGGCGGCGGTTTCTGGGAAAATATCCCTAGGGTCTTACCCGCCAATGCTAAAGCCGTTATTGATGGCGCTTCTTGGCAGTGGCCAGTGGTATTTGACTGGCTTAAGACTAATGGCAATATTAGCCAGCACGAAATGTATCGCACTTTCAACTGCGGCGTGGGAATGATCATCGCCCTGCCAGCAGACAAGGTTGATGCGGCATTAAGTCTACTGGAAGCGGCAGGTGAACAAGCCTGGCTTATCGGCAGCATTGCCAGCCGTGAAGGCGAAGAAGAGCAAGTGGAGATAGTGTAAATGAGTGTTTGTCGTGTTTTGGTATTAATTTCAGGTAATGGCAGTAATTTACAAGCCGTTATGGATGCCTGTGATGACAATTTACGAGCAGAAGTGGTTGGTGTTATTAGCAATAAACCCCAAGCTTATGGTTTAGTGCGCGCTCACCAAGCTGAGATTGATGCCAGTTGTGTGATCGCCCGCAAAGGCGAGAGCCGCGCCGAATACGACGAACGCTTACAGCTAAAAATCGATGAGTATCAACCAGACCTTATCGTACTGGCAGGCTTTATGCGAATCTTAACCGATGAGCTAGTGAGTCGCTATTTAGGCAAGATGATCAATATTCACCCGTCATTATTGCCTAAGTATCCGGGATTGCATACCCATGAAAGAGCGCTTCAAGCCAAGGAAGAAGAACACGGCGCCTCGGTGCATTTCGTGATCCCTGAACTTGATGCAGGCCCAGTGATTTTACAAGCTAAAGTGCCAGTCTATGAAGACGATGATGCTGAGCAATTAGCCCTGCGGGTTCATGAGCAAGAACATGCCATCTACCCGTTAGTGGTCAAATGGTTCAGTCATGGGCGCTTAATAATGAAAGACAACAAGGCTTATCTTGATGGCCAAGATGTCGGTCCTCATGGCTACGCTCCCGATTAAACGCATAATTATGACCCCATAAAAAAATCTCGCCAACTGGCGAGATTTTTATTGTCTAGGATTTAACGACTATGAGTTAGCGCACTGGCAATTCCATGTTTAAGAACATTTCATCAATCAATTGCTGATCCCGAAGCGCCACCGCCTTTTCTACCACATCACGGGTCAGGTGCGGCGCGAAATGAAAAATAAAATCATACATGTAGCTTCGAAGGAAACTGCCACGCCTAAAGCCAATTTTGGTGGTGCTATGGGCAAATAAGTGGCTAGCATCGATGGTGACTAAATCTTTATCTATCACAGGGTCTATCGCCATAGAGGCAATCACTCCGACACCTAGACCTAAACGCACATAAGTTTTTAACACATCGGCACTGGTGGCACTAAAGACCACTCGTGGGGAGAGGTTAGCTCGTTTAAATGACCTTTCAATTTCTGATGCCTTATCGAAACCAAACACATAGGTCACTAAGGGGAAGCGGGCTAAATCTTCGATGCTGATTTTTTTAACCCCTGCAAGCGGGTGATCCCGAGTGACCACCACAGAGCGATTCCAGTGATAGCAAGGCAACATGATTAAATCCGTGTATAGATGCATCGCCTCGGTGGCGATGGCAAAGTCCGCTTCACCTCGGGCTGCCTGCTCGCTAATTTGTGCTGGCGTACCTTGGTGCATGTGTAAGTTAACTTTAGGATAACGATGAATAAAGTTCTGAATAACCTTAGGTAAGGCGTACCGAGCCTGGGTATCCGTGGTGGCAATATTAAGCTCACCTTGATTGGGCTTGGTATGTTCCTCTGACACTTTTTTAATGCTCTCGACTTTACCAAGAATGTCATTGGCTATGTCGATCACTTGCTGGCCTGCTGGGGTCACATGAGTTAAATGTTTGCCGCTGCGGCCAAAAATCTGAATGCCGAGTTCATCTTCTAACATGCGAACCTGCTTACTTATCCCAGGTTGGGAGGTATAGAGATTTTCAGCCGTTGCCGACACATTGAGATTATGTTTAACTACCTCAGCTATGTATCTGAGTTGTTGCAGTTTCATGGGGTTATCCTTGGCAGACACTAAGGTGTTCTTTTCGTTAACAACCCCGTATTTAACGGGTTGAGTTTGCCAACGGGCACCTTTAACTATAATTATTTGTTATAGTACATAGGGAAAATTAATGCAAATGGGAATAACCAACTAAGGCAAATTTGGCCCTCATTTGGATAAAAAGACAGCTTATCCCCAGAAAAGCGTCTTAAGTTAAGGATTTATCATCAAAAGAACTTACTTTTCAACGACAGTAGTAATAAGTTGCGCTAAGATATAGGCTAGCATGACTTGCTTGTTAGCATTAGTCGCAATTCAGTGATTTACTGGCACTATTTACCAACGCGATTCATTTAAGTCGATTATAGAATGGAAACAATATGACCTTTACTTTGGTATTGCTCCTTATCGGTGCTCTCTTGTTACTTATCATAGGCATTAGCCTTATCCAACAACAAAAAGAGCGTGCCGAAGCTGAGCGCCGTACAGAAATTGCTCGTCAACGTGCCATCATAGATGAAACGGAATCCGTGCTTTCAAATACAGGTATGGTGCCCTGTTCCAGCCACATCATTTTAGTTTTATATAAACGTATTCAAGATGCGCTCGAGATCTCAATTCAGCATACTTCGGGCCAAGTCCAAGGTGAATACCAAAGACGGTTAGCCGATGTACAAACCCAAGTTAGCGCAATTACCGCCAATGCGGGTGCCGTGCCCCCCATTGAGAATTTCAGACTGCCTGATAACGATAAGCAAGTGTTAGCCTTAGTCAAAACTCTAAAGATGCTTAAAGCTATTCTACGAGCCGAGCATAATAAAGGTAAGGTCTCTCCTAACATCTTCGCCGAAGAAGAAAAGCGGATCGACAGTTTGCAACTGCGGATAAATGTGGATTCAATGCTGTCTCGTGCACGCTCAGCAGCGACCATGAAGCAATATGGTTCATCAAAGCAGATGGTCACCAAAGCGTTGGCCACCTTGCACGCCATTAAGGCATTAACCCCTAATGATCCTTTTATCGCCCGCAAGGTCGATGAGGCCAAGCAATTACTTGATGAAATCATGGGTGCACAAAAAAGTTCAGAGCCCAATGCGCCTAAACAAAATAATGAAGAAGATGATTTGGATATGTTATTCCAGCCGAAGAAGAAATGGTAATTCGCTACCATATTCCTTTTAATCGTTATTCAATCCATAAAAAAACCTAGCCTCTTGGCTAGGTGTTTTTGTTTTTAATGCGTTTATCCTGACAGTAATTGCATGCTAAAACCTTGAACCATAGCTCATAAACCAAAGCGCTTAAACCATAGATTTTATCTCTGAGCTTATCTCGCCAGGCTAGTCTTTTAACGTCACAGGGTTAGGGTTAAACGCCTCCGTGCCATATAAAGGCACAGTCGACAGGGCATGTTTATGGCTGCCGTTGGTTTCTTTTGTTGAATAAGACAAATACAGCAAGGTCTGGTTTTGTTTATCAAATATGCGTCTCACTTTAAGGCTTTTAAAGAGTATGCTTAAGGACTCTTTAAACACCACTTCCCCGTCTTTATCCAGATTGATGTTCTCTAGCTGCGCCGCGGTAATAGGCCCAGTCTGACGGCAACTGATGCTCATATCTGAGGGATCGGCAAAGTCTAAATTCGCTTGGATGCGGCTAATATGACACGTCACTCCTGGTATTTTAGGGTCATGCTTGGCATCGATGAGCACATCCTTAGTCGTAAAT includes:
- the purM gene encoding phosphoribosylformylglycinamidine cyclo-ligase, producing MSTPTPLSYKDAGVDIDAGNALVNNIKSAVKRTHRPEVMGNLGGFGALCELPTKYKHPVLVSGTDGVGTKLRLAIDYKKHDTVGIDLVAMCVNDLIVQGAEPLFFLDYYATGKLDVDTATSVVNGIGEGCFQSGCALIGGETAEMPGMYEGEDYDLAGFCVGVVEKADIIDGTKVSAGDALIALASSGPHSNGYSLIRKVLEVSKADPQQDLNGKQLIEHLLEPTKIYVKSVLKLIEESDVHAMAHITGGGFWENIPRVLPANAKAVIDGASWQWPVVFDWLKTNGNISQHEMYRTFNCGVGMIIALPADKVDAALSLLEAAGEQAWLIGSIASREGEEEQVEIV
- the purN gene encoding phosphoribosylglycinamide formyltransferase produces the protein MSVCRVLVLISGNGSNLQAVMDACDDNLRAEVVGVISNKPQAYGLVRAHQAEIDASCVIARKGESRAEYDERLQLKIDEYQPDLIVLAGFMRILTDELVSRYLGKMINIHPSLLPKYPGLHTHERALQAKEEEHGASVHFVIPELDAGPVILQAKVPVYEDDDAEQLALRVHEQEHAIYPLVVKWFSHGRLIMKDNKAYLDGQDVGPHGYAPD
- a CDS encoding CreA family protein; its protein translation is MKQQFLPLALGLGITVIGLTACSDDVGKVSLGLFTTKDVLIDAKHDPKIPGVTCHISRIQANLDFADPSDMSISCRQTGPITAAQLENINLDKDGEVVFKESLSILFKSLKVRRIFDKQNQTLLYLSYSTKETNGSHKHALSTVPLYGTEAFNPNPVTLKD
- the cysB gene encoding HTH-type transcriptional regulator CysB; the protein is MKLQQLRYIAEVVKHNLNVSATAENLYTSQPGISKQVRMLEDELGIQIFGRSGKHLTHVTPAGQQVIDIANDILGKVESIKKVSEEHTKPNQGELNIATTDTQARYALPKVIQNFIHRYPKVNLHMHQGTPAQISEQAARGEADFAIATEAMHLYTDLIMLPCYHWNRSVVVTRDHPLAGVKKISIEDLARFPLVTYVFGFDKASEIERSFKRANLSPRVVFSATSADVLKTYVRLGLGVGVIASMAIDPVIDKDLVTIDASHLFAHSTTKIGFRRGSFLRSYMYDFIFHFAPHLTRDVVEKAVALRDQQLIDEMFLNMELPVR